The following are from one region of the Amycolatopsis sp. QT-25 genome:
- a CDS encoding ABC transporter ATP-binding protein, with amino-acid sequence MSALLEFDNVTMRFGGVTALKEVDLTINQGEIFALIGPNGAGKTTVFNVITGVYRPSEGQVRFGDTRIDGMKRFKINQNGIARTFQNIRLFHNMSALENVMVGADSHHRTGAISATLGLPVHRKEEKRGRELARELLDFVGIGRVEHNTAKNLSYGDQRRLEIARALATDPKLLLLDEPAAGMNPAEKNSLQQLIRKIRDDGRTVLLIEHDMSLVMHISDRLAVLDFGQKIAEGLPHEVQNNQKVIEAYLGVAEDAS; translated from the coding sequence ATGAGCGCACTGCTCGAGTTCGACAACGTGACGATGCGCTTCGGCGGTGTCACGGCCCTGAAGGAAGTCGACCTCACCATCAACCAGGGTGAGATCTTCGCCTTGATCGGCCCGAACGGCGCGGGGAAGACCACGGTCTTCAACGTGATCACCGGCGTCTACCGGCCGTCCGAAGGCCAGGTGCGCTTCGGCGACACCCGGATCGACGGGATGAAGCGGTTCAAGATCAACCAGAACGGAATCGCCAGGACGTTCCAGAACATCCGGCTGTTCCACAACATGTCGGCGCTGGAGAACGTGATGGTCGGTGCGGACTCGCACCACAGGACCGGCGCGATCTCGGCGACGCTGGGTCTGCCCGTGCACCGCAAGGAAGAGAAGCGGGGTCGTGAGCTGGCAAGGGAACTGCTGGACTTCGTCGGGATCGGCCGGGTCGAGCACAACACCGCGAAGAACCTCTCCTACGGCGACCAGCGCCGTCTGGAGATCGCGCGTGCGCTGGCGACCGACCCGAAACTGCTGCTGCTCGACGAGCCCGCCGCCGGGATGAACCCGGCGGAGAAGAACTCGCTGCAGCAGCTGATCCGGAAAATCCGTGACGACGGCCGGACCGTGCTGCTCATCGAGCACGACATGAGCCTGGTCATGCACATCAGCGACCGGCTGGCCGTGCTCGACTTCGGCCAGAAGATCGCAGAAGGGCTCCCCCACGAGGTGCAGAACAACCAGAAGGTGATCGAGGCTTACCTGGGGGTGGCGGAAGATGCTTCTTGA
- a CDS encoding ABC transporter ATP-binding protein, protein MLLEVQDINVHYGKIAALKGMTIEVGEGEIVSLIGANGAGKTTTLKTISGLRPLTSGRILFDGKDISKTPGHKRVELGIGQSPEGRGVFPGMTVQENLLMGAYTRKDDLKADLEEVYELFPRLNERKTQFGGTMSGGEQQMIAIGRALMTKPKVLLLDEPSMGLAPMLIAQIFDIVREINKRGTTVLLVEQNAQQALKLSDRAYVLETGQVVKSARGAELLDDPQVRAAYLGGDLGV, encoded by the coding sequence ATGCTTCTTGAGGTTCAGGACATCAACGTCCATTACGGGAAGATCGCCGCGCTCAAGGGTATGACCATCGAGGTCGGCGAGGGCGAGATCGTTTCGCTCATCGGGGCCAACGGCGCCGGCAAGACCACGACGCTGAAGACGATCTCGGGTCTGCGCCCGCTGACCAGCGGCCGGATCCTCTTCGACGGCAAGGACATCTCGAAGACGCCCGGACACAAACGGGTCGAACTCGGAATCGGCCAGTCACCGGAAGGCCGGGGCGTGTTCCCCGGCATGACGGTGCAGGAGAACCTCCTGATGGGTGCCTACACCCGCAAGGACGACCTGAAGGCCGACCTCGAGGAGGTCTACGAGCTGTTCCCGCGGCTGAACGAGCGCAAGACCCAGTTCGGCGGCACGATGTCCGGTGGCGAGCAGCAGATGATCGCCATCGGCCGCGCGCTGATGACCAAGCCCAAGGTGTTGCTGCTCGACGAGCCGTCCATGGGCCTGGCGCCGATGCTGATCGCGCAGATCTTCGACATCGTCCGCGAGATCAACAAGCGCGGGACCACGGTCCTGCTGGTGGAGCAGAACGCGCAGCAGGCGCTGAAGCTCTCCGACCGCGCGTACGTGCTGGAGACCGGTCAAGTGGTCAAGAGCGCTCGCGGCGCCGAGCTGCTGGACGATCCGCAGGTGCGGGCCGCCTACCTCGGTGGGGATCTGGGCGTCTGA